In Mycolicibacterium mucogenicum DSM 44124, the following are encoded in one genomic region:
- the ureG gene encoding urease accessory protein UreG: MPPHFIDGQPHHHHDRPKRERQPGEPLRIGVGGPVGSGKTALVAALCRQLRDELSLAVLTNDIYTTEDADFLRRHAVLPDERIAAVQTGGCPHTAIRDDITANLDAIDDLIESNDKLDLILVESGGDNLTATFSSGLVDVQIFVVDVAGGDKVPRKGGPGVTYSDLLVVNKTDLAPMVGADLDVMRRDAGKVRGDRPTVLISLTEDPAASLVQAWVREQLAGAEVTNA, translated from the coding sequence ATGCCACCACACTTCATCGACGGTCAGCCGCACCATCACCACGACCGGCCCAAGCGCGAGCGGCAACCCGGTGAACCGCTGCGCATCGGCGTGGGCGGGCCCGTCGGCTCCGGTAAGACGGCGCTGGTGGCGGCGTTGTGCCGGCAGCTGCGTGACGAGCTGTCGCTGGCCGTCCTGACCAACGACATCTACACCACCGAGGACGCCGACTTCCTGCGCCGGCACGCCGTGCTGCCCGACGAGCGGATCGCCGCGGTGCAGACCGGCGGCTGCCCGCACACCGCGATTCGCGACGACATCACCGCGAACCTCGACGCCATCGACGACCTCATCGAGTCCAACGACAAACTCGACCTCATCCTGGTCGAGTCCGGGGGAGACAACCTGACGGCGACATTCTCCTCAGGCCTGGTCGACGTACAGATCTTCGTCGTCGACGTGGCCGGCGGCGACAAGGTGCCGCGCAAGGGTGGGCCCGGCGTCACGTACTCGGATCTGTTGGTCGTCAACAAGACCGACCTGGCGCCCATGGTCGGCGCCGACCTCGATGTCATGCGGCGCGACGCCGGCAAGGTGCGCGGTGACCGCCCGACGGTGCTGATCTCGCTCACCGAGGATCCGGCCGCGTCGCTGGTGCAGGCCTGGGTACGTGAACAACTCGCCGGCGCCGAGGTGACGAACGCCTGA
- a CDS encoding NAD(P)/FAD-dependent oxidoreductase gives MVHPGATASDRHKVVIIGSGFGGLTSAQALKHADVDIKLIARTTHHLFQPLLYQVATGIISEGEIAPPTRLILRNQKNAQVLLGDVTHIDLENQTVDSILLGHTYSTPYDSLIIAAGAGQSYFGNDHFAEWAPGMKTIDDALELRGRILGAFEQAERSSDPERRKKLLTFVVVGAGPTGVEMAGQIQELSDQTLKGSFRHIDPTEAKVILLDAAPAVLPPMGEKLGLKAKNRLEKMGVEIQLNAMVTDVDRNGITVKDKDGTIRRIESACKVWSAGVQASPLGRDLANQSDTEIDRAGRVKVNPDLSIPGHPNVFVVGDMAFVEGVPGMAQGAIQGGKHVAAILKNEAKARAHGTKPKPREPFSYFDKGSMATVSKWNAVAQIPLGDKAKLEFGGFIAWLAWLGLHLIYLVGFKTKIATLLSWTVTFLSRQRGQLTITEQQAYARTRIGELEEIASSVQATPDPVAS, from the coding sequence ATGGTCCACCCCGGAGCTACGGCATCGGATCGCCACAAGGTCGTCATCATCGGATCGGGCTTCGGTGGCCTGACCAGCGCCCAGGCGCTCAAGCATGCTGATGTCGACATCAAGCTGATCGCCCGTACCACCCACCACCTGTTCCAGCCGCTGCTGTACCAGGTGGCGACGGGCATCATCTCCGAAGGTGAGATCGCCCCACCGACCCGGCTGATCCTGCGCAACCAGAAGAACGCCCAGGTGCTGCTCGGCGATGTGACGCACATCGACCTGGAGAACCAGACTGTCGACTCGATCCTGCTGGGCCACACCTACAGCACGCCGTACGACAGCCTGATCATCGCCGCCGGCGCCGGTCAGTCCTACTTCGGCAACGACCACTTCGCCGAGTGGGCGCCCGGCATGAAGACCATCGACGATGCGCTCGAGCTGCGCGGCCGCATCCTCGGTGCGTTCGAGCAGGCCGAGCGCTCTAGCGACCCGGAGCGCCGCAAGAAGCTGCTGACGTTCGTGGTCGTCGGCGCCGGCCCGACGGGTGTCGAGATGGCCGGCCAGATCCAGGAGCTGTCGGACCAGACCCTCAAGGGCAGCTTCCGGCACATCGACCCGACCGAGGCCAAGGTCATCCTGCTCGACGCCGCGCCCGCGGTGCTGCCGCCCATGGGCGAGAAGCTGGGCCTCAAGGCCAAGAACCGGCTCGAGAAGATGGGCGTCGAGATTCAGCTCAACGCCATGGTGACCGACGTCGACCGCAACGGCATCACCGTCAAGGACAAGGACGGCACCATCCGGCGTATCGAGTCGGCATGCAAGGTGTGGTCCGCCGGTGTGCAGGCCAGCCCGCTCGGCCGCGACCTGGCCAACCAGTCCGACACCGAGATCGACCGGGCCGGCCGCGTCAAGGTGAACCCTGACCTGTCGATCCCCGGCCACCCGAACGTGTTCGTCGTCGGCGACATGGCGTTCGTCGAGGGCGTCCCGGGTATGGCGCAGGGCGCGATCCAGGGCGGCAAGCACGTCGCCGCCATCCTGAAGAACGAGGCCAAGGCCCGCGCACACGGCACCAAACCCAAGCCGCGCGAACCGTTCTCGTACTTCGACAAGGGCTCGATGGCCACGGTGTCCAAGTGGAACGCCGTCGCCCAGATTCCGCTCGGCGACAAGGCCAAGCTCGAATTCGGCGGCTTCATCGCCTGGCTGGCCTGGCTGGGGCTGCACCTGATCTACCTGGTGGGCTTCAAGACCAAGATCGCCACGCTGCTGTCCTGGACGGTGACGTTCTTGAGCCGCCAGCGCGGTCAGCTGACCATCACCGAGCAGCAGGCCTACGCCCGCACCCGCATCGGCGAACTCGAGGAGATCGCGTCGTCGGTTCAGGCCACTCCAGACCCGGTGGCTTCCTGA
- a CDS encoding LLM class F420-dependent oxidoreductase has translation MTIRLGLQIPNFSYGTGVSELFPTVIAQAQEAEAAGFDSVFVMDHFYQLPMLGTPDQPMLEAYTALGGLATATQNVQLGTMVTGNTYRNPTLLAKAITTLDVISQGRAILGIGTGWFELEHDSLGYEFGTFTDRFNKLHEALEIILPMLAGERPTFEGKYYRTREAMAEPRFRDHIPLLIGGSGEKKTIPLAARHFDHLNLVSGFDEAPRKVAVVQEACEKIDRDPATLETSMLVTAFVDDKATPDLIPAEMTQRMVAGSAESVAEQLKAKVFDAGIGGVILNIPTSVTGYVPGVISALGAALTAAINA, from the coding sequence GTGACGATTCGACTCGGTCTTCAGATCCCCAACTTCTCCTACGGCACGGGTGTCAGTGAGCTGTTCCCGACCGTCATCGCCCAGGCGCAGGAAGCCGAGGCCGCCGGCTTCGACTCCGTCTTCGTGATGGACCACTTCTATCAGCTGCCGATGCTCGGCACCCCCGACCAGCCGATGCTCGAGGCGTACACCGCACTCGGCGGCCTGGCCACCGCGACCCAGAACGTTCAGCTGGGCACCATGGTCACGGGCAACACGTACCGCAACCCGACGTTGCTGGCCAAGGCCATCACCACGCTCGACGTGATCAGTCAGGGGCGCGCCATCCTGGGCATCGGCACCGGCTGGTTCGAACTCGAGCACGATTCGCTGGGCTACGAGTTCGGGACGTTCACCGACCGGTTCAACAAGCTGCACGAGGCGCTCGAGATCATCCTGCCCATGCTCGCCGGGGAACGGCCCACCTTCGAGGGCAAGTACTACCGGACGCGTGAGGCGATGGCCGAGCCGCGTTTCCGCGACCACATCCCGCTGCTGATCGGCGGCAGCGGCGAGAAGAAAACCATTCCGCTCGCCGCCCGGCACTTCGACCACCTGAATCTGGTGTCGGGCTTCGACGAGGCGCCGCGCAAGGTGGCCGTGGTCCAGGAAGCGTGCGAGAAGATCGACCGCGACCCGGCGACCCTGGAAACCAGCATGCTCGTCACCGCCTTCGTCGACGACAAGGCGACGCCGGACCTGATCCCCGCGGAGATGACCCAGCGCATGGTCGCCGGCAGCGCCGAAAGCGTCGCCGAACAGCTCAAAGCCAAGGTGTTCGACGCGGGCATCGGCGGCGTGATCCTGAACATTCCGACCAGCGTGACCGGATACGTACCCGGCGTCATCTCGGCCCTCGGAGCAGCGCTGACCGCGGCCATCAACGCCTGA
- a CDS encoding urease accessory protein UreD, giving the protein MHTQVLIVATPGRGPRIECVGGVAARRTAPDAVHLVSTAATPLGGDTIDVRVIVEAGARLRVRSVAAMVVLPGATTTQSRSSWELEVAGELDLDPEPTVIAGGSSHQATTRLQIAEAGRVRLRERVQVGRAGEQHGFWEGSLHVDHETVPVVRHRVELGAGAVSDDEIAAPRAYVSEFSYPESDLGVIRTADGYESRRDQVVMALADRGCLSAWQGPRL; this is encoded by the coding sequence ATGCACACCCAGGTTCTGATCGTCGCAACCCCCGGCCGGGGGCCGCGCATCGAGTGCGTCGGCGGTGTGGCCGCGCGCCGCACCGCTCCCGACGCCGTCCATCTCGTGTCCACGGCCGCAACACCGCTGGGCGGTGACACCATCGACGTGCGCGTCATCGTCGAGGCCGGTGCCCGGCTGCGGGTGCGCAGCGTGGCCGCGATGGTGGTGCTGCCCGGTGCGACGACGACGCAGTCGCGCTCGAGCTGGGAGCTCGAAGTGGCGGGGGAGCTCGACCTGGATCCGGAGCCGACCGTCATCGCGGGCGGCAGCAGCCATCAGGCGACGACGCGGCTGCAGATCGCCGAGGCAGGCCGGGTGCGGCTGCGCGAACGGGTGCAGGTCGGGCGTGCCGGCGAGCAGCACGGCTTCTGGGAGGGGTCGCTGCACGTCGACCACGAGACGGTGCCGGTCGTGCGGCACCGCGTCGAACTCGGCGCCGGTGCGGTCAGCGACGACGAGATCGCCGCGCCGCGCGCCTACGTCAGCGAATTTTCTTACCCCGAAAGCGATCTCGGCGTGATCCGTACCGCAGATGGGTACGAATCACGCCGAGATCAGGTGGTCATGGCCCTGGCCGACAGGGGTTGCCTGTCGGCCTGGCAGGGACCAAGGCTCTAG
- a CDS encoding urease accessory protein UreF, with protein MDSGLATLLALADSRLPTGGHVHSGGVEEAVTSGLVTNVVTLRAYLRRRIRTQGLVTASIAAAVHSGLDPVAADRETDARTPAPAARQASRAQGRGLVRLARRVWPDTDWGNVGTRPHLAVASGVVGRVSGLDPEQTCATVVYTTMTGSATAAQRLLALDPADVAALTFELSGLCDATAAEAAKGIADLSDPLLDVLAQRHAGRDRPLFAS; from the coding sequence ATGGATAGTGGCCTGGCCACCCTGCTGGCACTGGCGGATTCACGGTTGCCGACCGGCGGGCACGTGCACTCCGGCGGCGTCGAGGAGGCGGTCACCAGTGGTCTGGTGACCAACGTGGTGACACTGCGGGCCTACCTGCGCCGGCGGATCCGGACCCAGGGGCTCGTCACCGCCTCGATCGCCGCTGCGGTCCACAGCGGCCTCGACCCGGTGGCGGCCGACCGCGAAACGGACGCGCGCACACCGGCTCCCGCGGCCCGGCAGGCATCTCGGGCACAGGGCCGTGGGCTGGTGCGGCTGGCGCGCCGAGTCTGGCCGGACACCGATTGGGGCAACGTGGGTACCCGGCCACATCTCGCGGTGGCCTCGGGCGTGGTGGGCCGCGTCAGTGGCCTCGACCCCGAACAGACCTGTGCCACAGTCGTTTACACCACCATGACGGGCTCCGCGACGGCAGCGCAACGCCTGCTCGCACTCGATCCGGCCGACGTCGCCGCGCTCACCTTCGAGCTGTCGGGGCTGTGCGACGCCACCGCGGCCGAAGCAGCGAAAGGCATCGCGGACCTGTCCGATCCACTGCTCGACGTCCTGGCCCAGCGACACGCCGGCCGCGACCGCCCCCTGTTCGCCTCCTGA